In Pyramidobacter piscolens W5455, the genomic window CAAGCGCTCCGGCGCGGACGTCAGCATCATCACCTGGTCCGGCATGGTGCCGAAGGCCCTCGCCGCGGCCGAGATGCTGGCGGCGGAGGGCATCGATGCAGAGGTCGTGGACTTGCGGACGCTCACTCCCCTGGACAAGGAGACCTTGCTGGGTTCCGTGGAGAAAACCGGACGCGCGGTGATCGTGCACGAGGCCGTCAAAACCGGCGGATTCGGCGGAGAAGTCGCCGCCGTCATTGCGGACGAAGGGTTCGGTTATTTGGACGCGCCCATCAAGCGCGTCACCGCCCCCGACACTCCCATTCCTTTCAGCCCCGCTCTGGAAAAGCTCTGGATTCCCGACGAGGCGCGGATCGCCGCGACGGCAAAGGAACTCGTCCGGGGATAAGCTCGGATCGAAAGGGGATATGAGGATGGCAGCCCCCGCGACGGTGGGAATCATCGCCAATCCGGCGTCCGGCAAGGACATCCGCCGCCTGGTCGCCTATGGCACGGTCTTCGACAATCAAGAGAAGGTGAACATCGTCCGCAGGGTTCTGCTTGGCCTCTCGGGCACAGGGGTCGAGCGCGTGCTCTACATGCCCGACTATTACGGCATCGTCGCCAAAGCGGTCGCGGGCATGCGCAGCAGAGATTCCCTGAACCTGAAAATCGCGCCGCTGGAAATGGAGCTGACAGCAACGCAGCTCGACTCCTGCAACGCAGCTGCCGCCCTTGCCGAGGCGGGGGCGGGATGCATCGTGACACTGGGGGGCGACGGGACAAACCGCATGGTCGCCAAAAGCTGTGGGAATGTCCCTCTGCTCCCCATCTCCACGGGGACGAACAACGTCTTTCCCTTCTTCCTGGAGGGGACGATCGCAGGGCTCGCCGCCGGAGCCGTTGCCCAAGGATATGCCGGCACGGACTCCGTGTACCGTTCAAAACGCCTCGCCGTGTTTCGGAACGGCGTCCCCGTGGACATTGCCCTGATCGATGCGGTCGTTTTGGACAACCCGTTTGTCGCTTCCCGCGCCATGTGGGATGTGGAGGACATGCGGATGGCGGTTTTTACGCGCGGCGAGGCCCATAACATCGGCATTGCCTCCCTGCTGGGGACGTCGACCCCCGTGACTGTTTACGATCCCTGGGGAGCCTTCGTCACTCTGGATCCCTCGAAACGGGACCGCGTCGCCGCCATCGCTCCGGGGTTGCTGCTTCCGGTGGGGACATCCGTCCCATGCCGCATGGAACTTGGGGAAAGCGTGGAGATCGCACCTGTTCCCTGCATCGTCGCCTTGGACGGCGAGCGGGAGGTAGAGTTCCAAGAGGGAGATCGCGGGGAAATCCGCTTGGACCGAGATGGTCCGAACGTGGTGGCCCCCGATCGGGCCCTCAGGAATGCCGTTGCCGACGGCTTCTTCAGTCGGCCGGAGGTGCTGGGGATTCATCTGCAATGAAAAGAGCTGGAGGTCATCTATGGCAACCGAGATCACAATGCCCAAGTTAGGGCTCACCATGAAAGTTGGCAGGATAGGCAAATGGCTCAAGAAAGAGGGCGATCCCGTCAAGAAAGGCGAGGCGATCGCAGAAGTGTTGACGGACAAGATCGCGAACGTGCTCGAGGCCGCGGCGGAAGGGATACTTCTGAAAATAGCGGCCCCTGTCGGCGCGCAGCTTCCCGTGGGCGGCCTGATGGGCTACATCGGAGCGGTCGGCGAGAACGTTCCCGATGCAGCCGGCGCAGCTCCGGCGATCGAGACGGCGCAGCCCGCGGCGACAGCCGCCGCCCCTAAACCGGCGCCAAGCTCCGGCGGGAAAAAGCCGAGGGCGACTCCCGTGGCCCGCAAGCTGGCCGAACAACACGGCGTCGATCTGTCGCGTCTCGCGGGAACAGGGCCGAATGGCAGTATCGTGCGCGAGGACGTGGAAAAGTTCCTGGCGCAGGGGCTTCCCCAGGAAACCCCGCCGCCGGCCCAGCCCGAGGCGTTCGAGGTCATGCCCTATGCCGGAATACGTCAGGTCATCGGGGAGAATATGCTGAGGAGCTGGCTGGAGATCCCGAAAGTCGATCATCACGCCAGCGTAGACATGACGGAACTGCTGGCCGCAAGACGGGCTATCAACGAAAACCTGCCGGAGAGCGAAAGAGTCTCCGTGACGGATCTTCTCGTCATGCTCACCGCCCGGGCCCTGGAGATGAAGACGATTTTCAACGCTCTTATGGAGCCGGACGGGATCAAAATCTATCGCAATGTCCACATGGGGGTCGCCATCGCGCTGGAAAACGGTTTGGTGGTGCCCGTCGTGCGCGACGCCAACAAAAAACGGCTCCGCGAGATCAGCGCGGAGATCAAGGATCTGGCGGCGCGAGCGCGGGAGAATCGTTTGACGGAGATGGACTTTATCGGCGGAACCTTCACCTTGACGAACCTGGGCGGCTATCGCTCGACGGAGCACTTCACCCCGATCATCAACCCGCCTCAGGCGGCCATTCTCGGCGTCGGCCGCACCAAGGACGTGCCGGTCGCGGTGGACGGAGAGGTTCGCATCCGGCCAATCATGGCGCTGTCGCTGTCTCACGACCACAGGATCGTGGACGGCGCTCCGGCGGCCGAATTTCTGGGCATCCTGATGCGGATGATCGAAATGCCCTCCAGGGTGCTGTATTAGAGCGCGTTCTCGCCGCTTCGAAAATGGCGGTGACGCGCCGGCCCGCCAGTACAAGACCGATAACGAGCCTCATCATAACGGGGCACGGCGGGGCCATCTGCGCAGCTCGCTTTGCGAATCCCCCTCGCAGCGCCCCCGTGTTCGGCTTTTTGATCAAGAATAGTATCAGCCCGTTTTTCAGCGCGCAACGAAACAGACGAGTAACGCGAAATCCCTGACGGTTTTTAAAACGCCAGGGATTTTTCATATACGATGTTCCACGTGGAACATCGCCAGCCGTCAAATTTTTCTTCGCGCCGCCGGGGCGTTTTCCCCGCCGGATCGCACTCTGAAAACGCGGGCGTCTCCCGTGAAGCCGCGTCCGCCGTCGCGGCCAGCATAGCGCGGAGCGCCGACAATCCCAAAAACTCCAACAATGGGCGCTTCATGTTTTCCCCTCCGGCCTTTTCGAATGTTTTTCCCGCTGCCGCAAGATTTCGTCGGCCGAGTTCAAGCACATTATAACACGGCGGCCGCGCTCTCCGGGGATTGCCGGCCGGCTCCGGCGCGCTTACGCGGCGTTTTTCCCCTCGCCGCCCCGCTCCGGCCGCGACGTGCGCCAAAAAAGCGCGGCCGCGCCCAGTTCGGCCGACATGGAAAAGAGCGCCATGCCCGCCGGAGAACGGTCGTACAGGCAGCCCATCAGCCAGCCGCCCGCGAACAGGCAGACGCCGAACGCCGTCTGGAACGAACCGTAGCCCGAGCTGCGGCGCTCCTTGGGAACCAGCGTCGCCACCGCCGCCTTGAGGATCGATTCCTGCGCGCCCATGCCGACGCCCCACAGCGCCGCGCCGGCGTACAGCGCCCCGCCTCCCGGCAGCAGGAAAATCAGCGCGCTGAAAGGCGCCGTCAGTAACGCCGACAGCGCCAGCGCTTTCATGCCCCAGCGGTCGTAAAGCCAGCCGAAAACAAGCGCCGCCCCCGCGTCGACGCCCATCGCCGCGGCGTAAAGCAGCGGCAGGCCGCCCGGCGACATCAGGCCGCGCCGCGAGACGTGCATGGAGATCATCGCGAAATCCATGAAGCCCAGCGCGAACAGGCTGATTCCGGCGATATAGAGAGTGAATTTTTTTCCGAAAGCAAAATTTCCGACAGCAGCTTTTTTCGTATCCGGTTCGAACTTCTCCGGCCGCGGAAAGAGACAGCGCGCCGCCAGCAGCAGCCCCAGCGTGACCAGAGCCGGAGCGGCCAGCAGCGCGAAACAGCGGCGGTAATCGGCAAAGCTGTCGCCGGAACCTTTGAAGTACATCACGGCGAACAGCGCCACGGGCCCCAGAAACGCTCCCAGCTGGTCGAGAAGTTCCTGCAGCGCGAAGCTCCGCCCCACGCCGTTCTGCGCGGCGGCAAAGGACAGCAGCGTGTCCTTGGCGGGTTTTTTGACGGCTTTGCCGGCGCGTTCCACGACGATCAGCGCCGCCGCCCAGAGCCAGCCGTTTTCGGGCACCAGAGCCAGCGCCGGCACGGCGAGAAGATCGACGGCGTAGCCGAGGATCGTCAGCAGCCAATACCTTTTCGTGCGGTCGGCCAGCCGTCCCGTCGCGCAGCGAAGCGAATAGCCGATCAGCTCGCCGAAGCCGGAAACGAACCCCACGGCCGCCGCCGACGCCCCCGTCAGGCTCAGATAAGCGCCGAGAATGCTCTTGCCGCCCTCGTGCGTCATGTCCGAAAAGAGGCTGACGACGCCCATCAGCACGATGAACGACAGCGCGGCGCGCTTCAGATCCTTGTTTTCATTAACTCGCTCATTCATGAAGACTCACGGCTTTCGACAATTTTTTTACGCGCTCACACCCGTATTTTAATAGATCCAGAACAGTTTGG contains:
- a CDS encoding NAD(+)/NADH kinase; the encoded protein is MAAPATVGIIANPASGKDIRRLVAYGTVFDNQEKVNIVRRVLLGLSGTGVERVLYMPDYYGIVAKAVAGMRSRDSLNLKIAPLEMELTATQLDSCNAAAALAEAGAGCIVTLGGDGTNRMVAKSCGNVPLLPISTGTNNVFPFFLEGTIAGLAAGAVAQGYAGTDSVYRSKRLAVFRNGVPVDIALIDAVVLDNPFVASRAMWDVEDMRMAVFTRGEAHNIGIASLLGTSTPVTVYDPWGAFVTLDPSKRDRVAAIAPGLLLPVGTSVPCRMELGESVEIAPVPCIVALDGEREVEFQEGDRGEIRLDRDGPNVVAPDRALRNAVADGFFSRPEVLGIHLQ
- a CDS encoding dihydrolipoamide acetyltransferase family protein, producing the protein MATEITMPKLGLTMKVGRIGKWLKKEGDPVKKGEAIAEVLTDKIANVLEAAAEGILLKIAAPVGAQLPVGGLMGYIGAVGENVPDAAGAAPAIETAQPAATAAAPKPAPSSGGKKPRATPVARKLAEQHGVDLSRLAGTGPNGSIVREDVEKFLAQGLPQETPPPAQPEAFEVMPYAGIRQVIGENMLRSWLEIPKVDHHASVDMTELLAARRAINENLPESERVSVTDLLVMLTARALEMKTIFNALMEPDGIKIYRNVHMGVAIALENGLVVPVVRDANKKRLREISAEIKDLAARARENRLTEMDFIGGTFTLTNLGGYRSTEHFTPIINPPQAAILGVGRTKDVPVAVDGEVRIRPIMALSLSHDHRIVDGAPAAEFLGILMRMIEMPSRVLY
- a CDS encoding MFS transporter — protein: MNERVNENKDLKRAALSFIVLMGVVSLFSDMTHEGGKSILGAYLSLTGASAAAVGFVSGFGELIGYSLRCATGRLADRTKRYWLLTILGYAVDLLAVPALALVPENGWLWAAALIVVERAGKAVKKPAKDTLLSFAAAQNGVGRSFALQELLDQLGAFLGPVALFAVMYFKGSGDSFADYRRCFALLAAPALVTLGLLLAARCLFPRPEKFEPDTKKAAVGNFAFGKKFTLYIAGISLFALGFMDFAMISMHVSRRGLMSPGGLPLLYAAAMGVDAGAALVFGWLYDRWGMKALALSALLTAPFSALIFLLPGGGALYAGAALWGVGMGAQESILKAAVATLVPKERRSSGYGSFQTAFGVCLFAGGWLMGCLYDRSPAGMALFSMSAELGAAALFWRTSRPERGGEGKNAA